From the genome of Opisthocomus hoazin isolate bOpiHoa1 chromosome 8, bOpiHoa1.hap1, whole genome shotgun sequence, one region includes:
- the MRPL42 gene encoding large ribosomal subunit protein mL42, producing the protein MATSLRSAWSSFFWMRSAATCKQAPLWNGAVYHACRESTYSVLPEDYNCKVELAMTSDLKTIVCYHPSLEIPYEHTKPVPRPDPVNNTEETLDQVLKSRLNEKELKNKRGPTIEELSKMFYTTKHRWYPVGQYHRRRKNPNPPKDR; encoded by the exons ATGGCGACATCACTTAGAAGTGCGTGGTCCAGCTTCTTTTGGATGCGTTCAGCAGCAACCTGTAAGCAGGCCCCGCTGTGGA atggaGCTGTGTATCATGCTTGCCGTGAATCTACGTACTCTGTTCTCCCTGAAGACTACAATTG CAAAGTGGAACTTGCAATGACATCAGATTTGAAGACGATTGTCTGCTACCACCCTTCGCTTGAGATTCCATATGAGCATAcaaaa CCCGTACCACGGCCAGATCCAGTGAATAATACAGAAGAAACCCTTGATCAAGTTTTGAAATCCAGATTGAATGAAAAAGAGCTAAAGAACAAGAGGGGTCCGACAATTGAAGAGCTCAGCAAGATGTTTTACACAACAAAACATCGCTGGTATCCTGTGGGACA GTATCATAGAAGACGCAAGAATCCTAATCCTCCTAAGGACAGATAA